The following proteins are co-located in the Rippkaea orientalis PCC 8801 genome:
- a CDS encoding nif11-class peptide radical SAM maturase 3 yields MTEYRRISYAVWEITLKCNLACQHCGSRAGHNRTEELSTEEALNLVQQMAEVGIKEVTIIGGEAFLRPDWLEIAQAITKAGMICGMTTGGYGITLETAHRMKEAGIKVVSVSVDGLEETHDYQRGKQGSWQWAFKTMSNLKEAGIAFGCNTQINRLSAPEFPLLYERLRDAGIFAWQVQLTVPMGRAADNNHILLQPYELLDIYPMIAKVTQRAKQEGVRVQAGNNIGYYGPYERLFRGGDAWSFWQGCSAGLSALGIEADGAIKGCPSLPTSAYTGGNIRDHSLRTIIEETEELRFNLGAGTPQGTDHLWGFCKTCEFAELCRGGCSWTAHVFFDRRGNNPYCHHRALTQEKNGIRERVVLKHQAEGSPFDNGVFELIEEPFNSPLPEDNNDQLRFSADKIKWPAGWETGKDKTLSFVGSNH; encoded by the coding sequence ATGACAGAATATCGCCGAATTAGTTATGCTGTTTGGGAAATCACCCTAAAGTGCAACCTCGCCTGTCAACATTGTGGCTCCCGTGCTGGACACAATAGAACTGAAGAACTTTCAACCGAAGAAGCCCTAAATTTAGTGCAGCAAATGGCTGAGGTTGGTATTAAAGAAGTTACGATCATTGGTGGAGAAGCATTTCTCCGTCCAGACTGGTTAGAAATTGCCCAAGCTATTACCAAAGCTGGCATGATTTGTGGCATGACAACGGGTGGTTATGGGATCACCTTAGAAACAGCCCATCGCATGAAAGAAGCAGGAATTAAAGTCGTTTCTGTTTCTGTTGATGGATTAGAAGAAACCCATGACTATCAACGGGGAAAACAAGGTTCATGGCAATGGGCATTTAAAACCATGAGTAACCTTAAAGAAGCGGGCATTGCTTTTGGTTGCAATACTCAAATTAACCGTCTTTCTGCTCCAGAATTTCCGCTACTTTATGAACGTCTTCGAGATGCGGGAATCTTTGCCTGGCAAGTTCAATTAACCGTTCCTATGGGTAGGGCTGCTGATAATAATCATATTCTTTTACAACCCTACGAATTGTTAGATATTTATCCCATGATAGCCAAAGTTACTCAACGGGCAAAGCAGGAAGGAGTCCGTGTTCAAGCAGGTAATAATATTGGTTATTATGGACCCTATGAAAGACTGTTTCGCGGGGGTGATGCTTGGTCATTTTGGCAAGGATGTAGTGCCGGACTATCTGCTTTAGGAATTGAAGCCGATGGCGCAATTAAAGGATGTCCTTCTTTACCAACATCTGCCTATACGGGGGGAAATATTCGGGATCATTCCCTCAGAACAATTATTGAAGAAACGGAAGAATTGCGCTTCAATTTAGGGGCAGGAACCCCCCAAGGCACTGACCATCTTTGGGGTTTTTGTAAAACTTGTGAATTTGCAGAATTATGTCGCGGTGGTTGCAGTTGGACGGCTCATGTTTTCTTTGATCGAAGAGGTAATAATCCTTACTGTCACCATCGGGCTTTAACTCAAGAAAAAAATGGTATTCGGGAGCGAGTTGTCTTGAAACACCAGGCCGAAGGAAGTCCTTTTGACAATGGGGTATTTGAGTTAATTGAAGAACCTTTTAATAGTCCTTTGCCTGAAGATAACAATGATCAATTGCGATTCTCAGCCGATAAAATTAAATGGCCTGCTGGTTGGGAAACAGGGAAAGATAAAACGTTATCTTTTGTAGGTTCTAATCATTAA
- the rpmF gene encoding 50S ribosomal protein L32, translating into MAVPKKKTSKTKRDQRKANWKHQAALEAQKALSLGKSILTGRSTFVYPQDEAEDEDE; encoded by the coding sequence ATGGCAGTCCCTAAGAAGAAAACCTCCAAAACCAAGCGCGATCAACGCAAAGCTAACTGGAAACATCAAGCCGCCTTAGAAGCACAAAAAGCCCTATCTTTAGGCAAATCTATCCTTACAGGACGTTCCACCTTTGTCTATCCCCAAGATGAAGCGGAAGACGAAGACGAATAA
- the dxr gene encoding 1-deoxy-D-xylulose-5-phosphate reductoisomerase, with amino-acid sequence MKKITILGSTGSIGTQTLDIVQQYPDQFQVVGLATRNNGELLAQQIKQFRPEIVAICQESQLNTIKDAIASLDYSPILLTGEAGVVEVARYGDSESVVTGIVGCAGLLPTIAAIEAGKDIALANKETLIAGGPVVLPLVEKHGVKLLPADSEHSAIFQCLQGVPKGGLRRIILTASGGAFRDWPVEQLKFVTVEDAIKHPNWSMGRKITVDSATLMNKGLEVIEAHYLFGLEYDKIDIVIHPQSIIHSLIELQDTSVLAQLGWPDMRLPLLYALSWPERIYTDWEPLDLVKAGSFTFREPDHHKYPCMQLAYAAGRSGGAIPAVLNAANEQAVALFLEEKIAFLEIPKLIEMACDRFTNQNTSTPTLEDILEADRWARQEVIKGSQEIAKGNKIMSLT; translated from the coding sequence GTGAAGAAAATCACTATCCTCGGTTCCACTGGGTCTATTGGTACACAAACCCTCGATATTGTCCAGCAATACCCTGATCAATTTCAAGTCGTGGGTTTAGCCACTCGCAATAATGGGGAACTGCTGGCACAACAAATTAAACAGTTTCGACCCGAAATCGTGGCTATTTGTCAGGAAAGCCAATTAAATACCATTAAAGATGCGATCGCATCCCTAGACTATTCTCCCATATTACTCACCGGAGAAGCCGGAGTCGTAGAAGTGGCACGCTATGGAGACTCAGAAAGCGTTGTTACAGGAATTGTCGGATGTGCGGGGTTATTACCGACGATAGCAGCCATTGAAGCGGGAAAAGATATTGCCTTAGCTAACAAAGAAACCTTGATTGCGGGGGGACCGGTGGTATTACCGTTAGTCGAGAAACATGGGGTTAAATTACTCCCGGCGGACTCGGAACATTCGGCTATTTTTCAATGCTTACAAGGAGTTCCCAAGGGAGGACTACGCCGTATTATTTTAACCGCATCGGGGGGAGCTTTTCGAGATTGGCCGGTGGAACAATTAAAGTTTGTTACCGTTGAAGATGCCATTAAACATCCCAATTGGTCCATGGGACGCAAAATAACCGTGGATTCTGCTACCTTAATGAATAAGGGATTAGAAGTCATTGAAGCCCATTATTTGTTTGGCTTAGAGTACGATAAAATTGATATTGTTATCCATCCTCAAAGTATTATTCACTCGTTAATTGAATTACAAGATACTTCCGTTTTAGCGCAATTGGGATGGCCAGATATGCGTCTTCCTCTATTATATGCTTTGTCGTGGCCGGAAAGAATTTATACTGATTGGGAGCCTTTAGATTTAGTAAAAGCAGGAAGTTTTACCTTCCGAGAACCCGATCATCATAAATATCCTTGTATGCAATTAGCCTACGCTGCGGGACGGTCTGGGGGTGCTATTCCGGCGGTATTAAATGCAGCTAATGAACAAGCAGTGGCGTTATTTTTAGAAGAAAAAATTGCCTTTTTAGAAATTCCTAAATTGATTGAAATGGCTTGCGATCGCTTTACGAATCAAAATACTTCAACTCCGACTTTAGAAGATATTTTAGAAGCAGATCGTTGGGCAAGGCAAGAAGTCATTAAAGGTTCTCAAGAAATAGCCAAAGGTAATAAAATTATGTCTCTCACCTAA
- a CDS encoding EndoU domain-containing protein, with protein sequence MNQKQSLIISIICLLVLSLCSWLILPKKIALAQAFFDFPREFIINQSCNATTSIAGNNPTPVNRGESYIALGQNRRSRATHAYIDLNGERKWINLRCGNYGGTIVTNPNPNPNPNPNPNPNPNPNPNPRPREDQLLPFFDEETNLENPSVGGPADMTPPPPQLTQFDRDISNICGLPGHEVTREEFMTVMNNYPDVLSRIRESIGGEVYSNRPTPTTDAAFLEDLTDAWFGSGVGFQHIFCGEPSRGGNIGGFHFAGHYLQLQEQGLASRVPRNSQREEVDPGVIYTLGVIMKVDGGTAQSNIKGYGYTLSAEDLLAFGTQAFHDNPTSRSDSQACLLNVEDDGHDFTMVFVRRSDGIRTFYPDATPDDSISDCL encoded by the coding sequence ATGAACCAGAAACAAAGTCTGATTATCTCAATAATTTGTCTACTTGTCTTGAGCCTATGTTCTTGGCTAATTTTACCTAAAAAAATAGCTTTAGCGCAAGCATTTTTCGATTTTCCCAGAGAATTTATTATTAATCAAAGTTGCAATGCAACAACCTCTATAGCTGGCAATAACCCAACCCCTGTTAACCGAGGAGAAAGCTATATTGCCTTGGGACAAAATCGAAGATCACGAGCAACTCATGCTTATATTGATCTCAATGGTGAGAGAAAATGGATAAACCTTCGTTGTGGAAATTATGGGGGTACGATTGTTACTAATCCTAATCCCAATCCTAATCCTAATCCTAATCCCAATCCTAATCCTAATCCTAATCCTAATCCTAGACCAAGAGAGGATCAGCTTCTTCCCTTTTTTGATGAGGAAACGAACCTTGAAAACCCAAGCGTAGGAGGACCCGCAGATATGACTCCTCCTCCTCCCCAATTAACCCAATTTGACCGTGATATTAGTAACATTTGTGGTCTACCTGGCCATGAAGTGACGCGGGAAGAGTTTATGACGGTAATGAACAATTATCCTGATGTCTTATCGAGGATTCGTGAGTCTATTGGGGGTGAAGTTTATAGCAACCGTCCCACTCCGACAACCGATGCAGCATTTCTCGAAGACTTAACCGATGCGTGGTTTGGTTCAGGGGTTGGGTTTCAACATATCTTTTGTGGAGAACCTTCGAGGGGAGGGAATATTGGGGGTTTTCACTTTGCTGGCCACTATTTACAACTCCAAGAACAAGGGTTAGCTTCTCGTGTTCCCCGTAATTCCCAAAGAGAAGAAGTTGATCCGGGAGTAATCTACACTCTTGGAGTTATTATGAAGGTTGATGGAGGAACAGCGCAATCTAATATTAAAGGTTATGGCTATACCCTCTCTGCTGAAGATCTTCTCGCCTTTGGCACTCAAGCATTTCATGATAATCCTACCAGTCGTTCCGACAGTCAAGCGTGTCTTCTCAATGTTGAAGACGATGGTCATGATTTTACGATGGTATTTGTTCGACGTTCTGATGGAATACGCACTTTTTATCCTGATGCTACCCCTGATGATTCGATTTCAGACTGTCTTTAG
- a CDS encoding phosphotransferase family protein, whose product MPFILNSQNIFDYLIEHQLCHDTDKDSANIEPILAKNFNLLISFSDARKLLVKQERHNQEGKTAGEFLGEWRLQKFLQDFPELNNLWSYVPEVLHFDPDNSIVITTYFDHYQDLQSFYSTENTFNSVIASSLATTLGSIHRQTINNKDYQGFFANESGSPNSNPILKSIQSLERVTPEIFSVVPSDGLKFFALYQRYDSLGQAIAELGQAITPLCLTHNDLKLNNILLLNDWENSQKNLVRLIDWERAGWGDPTFDLGMLMGAYIQIWLGSLVVSQSLTIDESLRLATTPLELLQPSIATLYITYLNTFPEITEHKPDFLKRVIQCAGFALIGQIQAMIQYQKSFGNTGIAMLQVAKTLLCRPTQSIPTLFGSAASQIPQPNFI is encoded by the coding sequence ATGCCATTCATTTTAAATTCCCAGAATATTTTTGACTATTTAATTGAGCATCAGCTTTGTCACGACACCGATAAAGACAGTGCTAACATTGAACCAATATTAGCTAAAAATTTTAATTTACTCATTAGTTTTTCAGATGCACGAAAACTTTTAGTGAAACAAGAAAGACATAATCAAGAAGGCAAAACGGCGGGTGAATTTTTAGGAGAATGGCGGTTACAGAAATTTTTGCAAGATTTTCCAGAACTTAATAATTTATGGTCTTATGTACCTGAAGTTTTGCATTTTGATCCGGATAATTCTATTGTGATCACTACTTATTTCGATCATTACCAAGATTTACAAAGCTTTTATTCCACGGAAAATACTTTTAACTCCGTAATTGCTTCATCTTTGGCAACAACTTTGGGCAGTATTCATCGCCAAACAATTAACAATAAAGATTATCAAGGCTTTTTTGCTAATGAGTCAGGGAGTCCTAATTCCAACCCAATATTAAAATCAATTCAAAGTTTAGAACGGGTTACACCCGAAATTTTTAGTGTGGTTCCTAGCGATGGACTAAAATTCTTCGCCCTTTATCAAAGATATGATAGTTTGGGACAGGCGATCGCAGAATTAGGCCAAGCAATAACCCCTCTTTGTTTAACCCATAATGATTTAAAACTTAATAATATTCTTCTCTTAAATGATTGGGAAAACTCTCAAAAAAATCTGGTTCGTTTGATTGATTGGGAACGAGCAGGATGGGGAGATCCTACTTTTGATTTAGGAATGTTAATGGGAGCTTATATACAAATTTGGCTCGGAAGTTTAGTCGTTAGTCAGTCCTTAACAATTGATGAATCTTTGCGATTGGCAACAACGCCTTTAGAATTATTACAACCCTCTATTGCCACTTTATATATTACCTATCTTAATACTTTTCCAGAAATCACAGAACATAAACCTGATTTCTTAAAACGGGTAATTCAGTGTGCTGGATTTGCTTTAATTGGACAAATTCAGGCGATGATTCAATATCAAAAATCTTTTGGAAATACAGGGATTGCTATGCTTCAGGTTGCTAAAACCTTACTTTGTCGTCCAACTCAATCAATCCCGACTCTCTTTGGTAGTGCGGCATCCCAAATACCTCAACCTAATTTTATTTAA
- a CDS encoding Uma2 family endonuclease yields MTLSHYQWTIDHYHQAIDAGCFDEQPVELLKGEIILMSPERESHAYHNSECADYLKELLRNRAKVRDAKPITLPNNSEPVPDIAIVKPLGVEYLKHHPYPDDIYWLIEFAQATLKKDLTDKKAIYAEAGIKEYWVVNLQNSELNIFRDLDDSYYRTQLTLVTGNIIPLEFPDIVISIEKLL; encoded by the coding sequence ATGACGCTATCTCACTATCAATGGACGATTGATCACTATCATCAAGCGATCGATGCTGGATGCTTTGATGAACAACCTGTTGAATTATTAAAAGGTGAAATAATTCTTATGTCACCGGAACGAGAAAGTCATGCTTATCATAATTCAGAATGTGCTGATTATTTGAAAGAGTTATTAAGGAATAGGGCTAAAGTTCGAGATGCTAAACCGATTACTTTACCTAACAATTCAGAACCTGTACCGGATATTGCGATTGTTAAACCCCTAGGGGTTGAATATTTAAAACACCATCCCTATCCTGATGATATTTATTGGTTAATTGAGTTTGCTCAGGCGACTTTAAAGAAAGATTTAACAGACAAAAAAGCGATTTATGCCGAAGCAGGAATTAAAGAATATTGGGTGGTAAACTTACAAAATAGTGAGTTAAACATTTTTCGAGATTTGGATGATAGTTATTATAGAACTCAATTAACCCTAGTAACGGGAAATATTATTCCTTTAGAGTTTCCTGATATTGTTATTTCGATAGAAAAATTACTATGA
- a CDS encoding caspase family protein — translation MENFRGMAIGIDGYRYWQPLQDAEANAQALYQYLSQNAQICHHQLLLLTDTSPQVEQLSTYPNRQTIQQWLDRWPNNVKLGWFVFQGYGISHQGHNYLIPIDGHPQAIPQTAIEMRSLLDTLQVKTQRLLMILNIRLINGDKGFKKRAIALAKERGIALIITVSSPQVSERLFTTALLEALRYYGYHLTLTNLEAYFRERLTPLGSPRDLSIITPMVVSPSLAAGRLPLLPFPQSEIKPSQIKVKLTPTVAQNTSVSASAPLGTLSLPSLPKSRTSVVPSPQPSPTSPTEAPVASSTSPQSKLNVKWFIWAALFSFILGFLGLIFLKLKPFQSSQQEFADQAMEENRQVLNYAKTRISVNQASRLNQAIEIVRQIEPNTPFYDEAQEHISRWSEGILEIAEGRAIQGNFSAAIAAAKLVPPDHPTFYNRAQRSIKHWQKLSK, via the coding sequence ATGGAAAATTTTCGTGGGATGGCCATTGGGATAGATGGTTATCGTTATTGGCAACCCTTACAGGATGCCGAAGCCAATGCCCAAGCATTGTACCAATATTTAAGCCAAAATGCCCAGATTTGCCATCATCAGTTGCTTTTATTAACCGATACCTCCCCCCAAGTCGAACAATTATCCACCTATCCTAACCGACAGACAATTCAACAATGGCTTGATCGCTGGCCCAATAACGTGAAACTCGGTTGGTTTGTCTTTCAAGGCTATGGTATCAGTCATCAAGGCCATAATTATCTCATTCCCATTGATGGCCATCCTCAAGCCATTCCCCAGACAGCCATAGAAATGCGATCGCTCTTAGATACCCTACAAGTCAAAACCCAACGATTATTAATGATCCTCAATATTCGGTTAATCAACGGGGACAAAGGCTTTAAAAAACGAGCGATCGCTTTAGCTAAAGAACGAGGTATTGCTTTGATTATCACAGTATCATCGCCTCAAGTGTCAGAAAGACTGTTTACCACGGCTTTATTAGAAGCCCTGCGTTATTACGGCTATCATCTAACTTTAACGAATTTAGAGGCTTATTTTCGAGAACGGTTAACGCCTCTAGGAAGTCCCCGCGATCTATCAATAATCACCCCCATGGTGGTTAGTCCTAGTTTAGCGGCTGGTCGTCTGCCTCTGCTTCCTTTTCCCCAATCAGAGATTAAACCAAGTCAAATTAAGGTTAAATTAACCCCAACTGTGGCTCAAAACACCTCTGTCAGTGCTTCAGCTCCCCTAGGGACGCTTAGCTTACCTAGCTTACCGAAATCTCGGACTTCTGTTGTCCCATCGCCTCAACCTTCTCCTACCTCACCCACTGAAGCTCCTGTTGCTTCTTCCACTAGCCCCCAATCCAAGCTTAACGTTAAATGGTTTATTTGGGCTGCTCTTTTCAGTTTTATTCTAGGATTTTTGGGGTTAATTTTCTTAAAATTAAAGCCGTTTCAAAGCAGTCAACAAGAGTTTGCAGATCAAGCGATGGAAGAAAACCGACAGGTTTTAAACTATGCTAAAACGCGCATTAGTGTTAATCAAGCGTCACGTCTAAATCAAGCCATTGAAATTGTTCGTCAAATTGAACCCAATACACCTTTTTATGATGAAGCACAAGAGCATATTAGTCGGTGGAGTGAGGGAATTTTAGAAATTGCGGAAGGACGGGCAATTCAAGGGAATTTTTCGGCTGCGATCGCCGCCGCTAAATTAGTTCCTCCCGATCATCCAACATTTTACAATCGGGCTCAACGTTCTATTAAACATTGGCAAAAACTGAGTAAGTAA
- a CDS encoding peptidylprolyl isomerase, producing MSLSIAITDEEILKQVKLSGKIPEIIEGIINRQIITEEATNLGIKVETEELQQAADQFRLSKNLHSANDTHQWLEKNQLSVDDFEEMLYCTILSGKLANHLFNDQIEAYFYQNQLNYAEVVMYEVILDNEDLAMELYYAIDEEEMSFWDVAHHYIQDQELRRKGGYLETVKRQDLKPEISAAVFAATPPELLKPIMTSQGVHLVFVEEIIQPVLNEKKRYQILADLFSQWVKQKSEEITIVDN from the coding sequence ATGTCATTATCTATCGCCATTACCGACGAAGAAATTCTCAAGCAAGTGAAATTATCTGGTAAAATTCCAGAAATCATAGAAGGGATTATTAACCGTCAAATTATTACCGAAGAAGCGACTAACTTGGGAATTAAAGTAGAAACTGAAGAACTTCAACAAGCCGCCGATCAATTTCGATTATCGAAGAACCTCCACAGTGCCAATGATACTCATCAATGGTTAGAAAAAAATCAGCTTTCTGTCGATGATTTTGAAGAAATGCTTTATTGTACCATTCTTTCTGGAAAGTTGGCCAACCATCTTTTTAATGATCAAATTGAAGCTTATTTCTATCAAAATCAATTAAATTATGCTGAAGTAGTAATGTATGAAGTTATCTTGGATAATGAAGACTTAGCGATGGAATTATATTATGCTATTGATGAAGAAGAAATGAGTTTTTGGGATGTGGCGCATCACTATATACAGGATCAAGAATTAAGACGCAAAGGTGGCTATTTAGAAACCGTTAAACGTCAGGACTTAAAACCTGAAATTTCTGCTGCGGTTTTTGCTGCAACCCCTCCCGAATTACTAAAACCAATTATGACTTCTCAAGGCGTTCATTTAGTGTTTGTTGAGGAAATAATACAACCAGTGTTAAACGAGAAGAAACGTTATCAAATCTTAGCTGATTTGTTTTCTCAGTGGGTAAAGCAAAAATCTGAAGAAATTACAATTGTGGATAATTAA
- a CDS encoding T3SS effector HopA1 family protein, with translation MQLLDSLSLQQSNQISQKLREVLTDIVKNVEIKPNFSIIHPDYQPFELPAESFTRFKNLPEPIKNKYFSLQLQSFLYGIYYNGSMRKSLALDKQSNNRPIDLENNTFLGVDLQFYYQLDNNNHGQGYFDLGWLVIKEEDDGLIVTKGDLKLYIDPDKYLKVSEKNAVVGDSVSIKMPKNLVQNGFYMAVGNQGHQIIKQLAEQSVTVRIYFNLTPSGAIKIMKSLTEQLNNKEIPFSFKVLYNPEDYQRYDSGVLYFDKENYLAVREILGIIYQDYQKYFKPETPLFTLELAPGLGLAEEPNQKFFQKESFGMNRCQIIANGLLEALYQGDDSPEGRMKAILQEFSQLGINLQYSYLNSQSENIYDQTLIMPKTN, from the coding sequence ATGCAATTACTTGATTCTCTTTCCCTTCAGCAGTCTAATCAAATTAGTCAGAAATTACGAGAGGTTTTGACTGACATCGTTAAAAATGTTGAAATCAAACCAAATTTCTCGATTATTCATCCTGATTATCAACCTTTTGAACTGCCTGCTGAATCATTTACCCGTTTTAAGAATCTCCCTGAACCAATAAAGAACAAATATTTTAGCTTACAATTACAAAGCTTTCTCTATGGTATCTATTATAATGGTTCAATGCGAAAATCTTTAGCATTAGATAAACAAAGTAATAACCGACCAATTGATTTAGAAAATAATACTTTTTTAGGGGTAGATTTGCAATTTTATTATCAATTAGATAACAACAACCACGGACAAGGTTATTTTGATTTAGGTTGGTTAGTTATCAAAGAAGAAGATGATGGGTTAATAGTCACTAAAGGGGATTTAAAACTATATATTGATCCAGATAAATATCTCAAAGTTTCTGAAAAAAATGCTGTAGTCGGAGATTCAGTGTCAATTAAGATGCCCAAAAATTTAGTCCAAAATGGATTTTATATGGCCGTTGGTAATCAAGGCCATCAAATAATTAAACAATTGGCTGAGCAATCAGTTACTGTTCGTATTTATTTTAATTTAACTCCTTCAGGAGCTATTAAAATCATGAAAAGTTTAACTGAACAGTTAAATAATAAAGAAATACCTTTTAGTTTTAAGGTATTATATAATCCTGAAGATTACCAACGCTACGATTCAGGGGTATTGTATTTTGATAAGGAAAATTATTTAGCAGTGAGAGAAATTTTAGGGATTATTTATCAAGACTATCAAAAGTATTTTAAGCCTGAAACACCTTTATTTACTTTAGAACTTGCACCGGGGTTAGGATTAGCAGAGGAACCTAATCAAAAATTTTTCCAAAAAGAAAGTTTTGGAATGAACCGTTGTCAAATAATTGCTAATGGGTTATTAGAAGCTTTGTATCAGGGAGATGATTCTCCCGAAGGACGAATGAAAGCTATTTTGCAAGAATTTTCTCAATTAGGAATTAATCTACAATATAGTTATCTGAATAGTCAGTCTGAAAATATATATGACCAGACCTTGATTATGCCAAAGACTAATTAA
- a CDS encoding YihY/virulence factor BrkB family protein: MLKRVIESIKHKIIPSKTVQLFMGTIIKWQQDDCLEKGAALSYYAIFSLFPILLVILSIFSLILGSRTNIYEQLLAVTQRVLPPESYPIVVVTLLDLTKSSISAGIIGFGILFITASRIFAALDQTVSKIWKHPDQKPLNLSWKAMILKYIRDKILAFFLVLSTAFLILLSLLSNIAIKVILEIIKNVESKLTWIQVDEALLWNSLQVSLTFILLYLVVMVLFKILPSTSVKWSDIWLGAILTVTLYSLLQKLVSSGVIRIGEQFRAYGVIGGFMMLLLWIFLTCQIFFLGCEFTYVYTHLFGSRRNQSNQRHPEVNSQGNI; this comes from the coding sequence ATGCTTAAGCGTGTCATTGAATCAATAAAACATAAAATCATTCCCTCAAAAACAGTCCAATTATTTATGGGGACTATTATTAAATGGCAACAAGATGACTGTCTAGAAAAAGGAGCAGCTTTATCTTATTATGCTATTTTTTCACTTTTCCCAATTTTGTTGGTTATTTTAAGTATTTTTAGTTTAATTTTAGGCTCAAGAACCAATATTTATGAGCAACTTTTAGCTGTAACTCAACGGGTTTTACCCCCTGAATCTTATCCAATTGTAGTCGTGACTTTATTAGATTTAACTAAAAGTAGTATTAGTGCTGGAATCATTGGATTTGGAATTCTTTTTATTACGGCTAGTCGAATTTTTGCAGCCCTTGATCAAACGGTTAGTAAAATTTGGAAACACCCGGATCAGAAACCCCTTAATCTAAGTTGGAAAGCTATGATACTCAAGTACATTAGAGATAAAATATTAGCTTTCTTTCTAGTCTTGAGTACCGCTTTTCTGATCCTATTATCCCTTCTTTCTAACATTGCTATTAAAGTCATTTTAGAAATTATTAAAAATGTTGAATCCAAGCTTACTTGGATTCAAGTTGACGAAGCCTTATTGTGGAATAGTTTACAAGTTAGTCTAACATTTATTCTGCTTTATTTAGTGGTGATGGTACTTTTTAAAATACTCCCTTCTACTTCAGTGAAATGGAGCGATATTTGGTTAGGGGCAATTCTGACGGTTACTTTATATTCCTTGTTACAAAAATTAGTCAGTAGTGGCGTAATTCGCATCGGTGAACAATTCCGTGCTTATGGCGTTATTGGTGGTTTTATGATGCTGTTATTATGGATTTTTCTCACTTGTCAAATCTTCTTTTTAGGCTGTGAATTTACTTATGTTTATACTCACCTGTTTGGCAGCAGACGCAATCAATCAAACCAAAGACATCCAGAAGTCAATAGTCAGGGGAATATTTAA
- a CDS encoding Nif11-like leader peptide family natural product precursor → MSFENVRAFYERLAQDVEFRSELQEVKTKEECSQFVQQAGYNFTEEEFETYTSRLLEASQKEGELQDLDERELEAVFGGVSHAFFPLIPILLYGVVFLKDQM, encoded by the coding sequence ATGTCTTTTGAAAATGTCAGAGCTTTTTATGAAAGACTAGCTCAAGATGTGGAGTTTCGCTCTGAACTCCAAGAAGTCAAAACAAAAGAAGAATGTAGCCAATTTGTGCAACAAGCTGGGTATAATTTTACTGAAGAAGAATTTGAAACCTACACCTCTCGTCTGTTAGAAGCTTCTCAAAAAGAGGGAGAACTACAAGATCTCGATGAGCGAGAACTAGAAGCCGTATTTGGTGGAGTTAGTCACGCCTTCTTCCCCTTAATTCCCATTCTGCTTTATGGGGTTGTTTTTCTGAAAGATCAAATGTAA
- a CDS encoding Nif11-like leader peptide family natural product precursor, producing MSLVDVKSFYQRLAKDEAFRTQLQEVTSKEECSQLVQASGYNFTQEEFESYTSELLESSLNEGDLQDLNEKELEAVFGGASSRIGRGKIQPLYGVIWPPEYVQPLYGVVISE from the coding sequence ATGTCATTAGTTGATGTTAAAAGTTTTTACCAAAGATTAGCCAAAGATGAGGCGTTTCGCACTCAACTTCAAGAGGTAACAAGCAAAGAAGAATGTAGCCAATTGGTTCAGGCATCTGGTTATAATTTCACTCAAGAAGAATTTGAAAGTTACACCTCTGAACTGTTAGAATCTAGTCTCAATGAAGGAGACTTACAAGATCTCAATGAAAAAGAACTAGAAGCCGTTTTTGGGGGAGCTAGTTCACGGATTGGCCGTGGAAAAATACAACCGCTTTATGGGGTAATTTGGCCTCCTGAATATGTTCAGCCTCTCTATGGTGTGGTTATTTCAGAATAA